The genomic region TCTTTGGCTGCAATCCATTCTGCCGGTCAAGGTTTGCATACAGCCCACAATCTTTATTATAACAGCAATTATCCTCTTCGCTCTGTAGACAAGCTTGGTCTGATAACCACCATGCGCTTAGATCTGCAGCGACATTTTACCAGCTGGTCACCGAGCTTACAAGTCTCAAACCCTGCCGATGGCGGCGATAATGACAAAGAAGAAGATAGCAAAGGGGATAAAAAGGGAAAAATAGAGCATAACGTGTTAGATATTGATTTTGAAACTTTAATTGCCAACGAAGAAGATGAAAGTATACTACAGCTTCACAAATATTTTAGCAGCGCTGAACCAACCGCTAAAAATGAATTTACCGGAAAGTATGAAGGATATAACCTCATCCTTATAACAGCCGAGTCCTACGCTCCCTATGCAGTCCATGAAGAAATTACTCCCACTCTCTACAAGCTAGTTAACGAGGGTTATAGGTTCACTGACTTTTACGTGCCACTTTGGGATGTGAGCACCACCGATGGTGAGTATGTTGCATTAACTGGTTTAATCCCCAAAAGCGGTGTATGGAGTTTTTATCAGTCCCGGGACAATTATCTCCCATTTGTAATGGGTAACCAGCTAAAAGATTTAGGTTACAACACATCGGCATACCACAACTGGTCCTATGACTATTATAGAAGAGACCTATCCCACCCTAACATGGGGTATGATTACAAGGCAATCGGAAACGGGCTAGAAAATGTAGATGCCTCAATATGGCCGCCATCAGATTTAGAAATGATGGTAGAAACTATTCCCCACTATATCGATGATGAACCTTTCCATGCATATTATATGACTGTCAGTGGGCATAAAAGATATAATTGGTACAACCACATGGCCTCCAAAAATTACAACTATGTAAAGGATTTACCTTACTCCAGCCAAGGGCAGGCATATATAGCAACCCATGTAGAGCTAGACAAAGCCTTAGAACATCTGTTAAAAGAGCTAAAAGAAGCAGGGGTAGCAGAAAATACACTTATAGCAATGAGCAGCGACCACTATCCATACGGATTAGACCATGAAATCATCGAAGAACTCTCCGGTCATGAAGTAGACAAGCACTTTGGCATTCACAAAAGCGACTTTGTCTTATATACAAAAAAAATGGAACCAAAGACTATTGATGAACCAACTTCAAGCTTAGATATTATACCAACACTTTCTAACCTACTAGGCCTAGAGTATGACTCCCGCCTACTTATGGGGAGAGATATATTTTCAGATTCTGACCCTCTGGTAATTTTCAGAGACCATAGCTTTATAACAAACAAAGGAAAATATAACGCCACAGAAGAGGTTTTCACCCCAGCATCAGGTGAAAAAGTGGATCAAGAATATGTCGATAAAATACTAGCCAAAATCGAAAATAAGTTTAATGTATCTCATTTGATACTAGATCACGACTACTATAGACATTTATTAGTCGAGTAGAAAAGGCGGCTGTATAAAGGTTTCATTCCTTTATGCAGCTGCCTTTTTAGTTGGATAGAAAAAAAAGACATCTAAATAGCACCTAGCTTTAGGACACCGGAAAAGTAGGTTCTATTTAGCTGTCTCCACCTTTTATGAGAATTGTTAAGTATAATAATAAAGGTACTGGCACAAACAATGGTAGAGATATCCAAAAGTATGGAATAACTGTATCTAAAACTAGATCTAGTCTTGGGAGTATAAAGGGCATGCTTACGCCTATAAGCACTGCAAGGGGCAAAGCAAATTCTTTAGGTGAGCCTGCTTTGAAATACTCGGAGATTATTTCTGTTGCTATGTAAAAGGTAATTAGAAATTTAAAAAAAGTTGTTCCATAAAAAGTAGCTAGCATCAGAGAGTCTAATCTCTCTATCACGTCTCCAACTTGTAGTAGTCTTATGGTGCTAAAAGGAGGATATGTTAATGCGACAAGCGTTTCCTCGTCAAACGCTGCTGCAGAAGCTAATGATCGGACGGTTAATAATAAGGTAGCCATTAGTATTGCTAAAAAAGAGGTTTTAATAAAGTTGCTACCTCTTTTTTTATTTTCCGTTGTAGTTCTGTAAAGAAAAGCTATTGGTAATATTTGTGCGTATGGGAAATTAAGGTTTGGAAGAGCCCCTTCAAGTACAGGCATTATACCATCTCCCATTACTGGCAAAAGCTTTGTAATTTCTAATTGAGGAATAACAAGTAAAAACAATAAGATATACATAATAAATATAAAAGGTATTATTATTTCTAAAAGCCTTGCAATCACTTCAATCCCTTGTTTTATTGCATATACTATAGGCACTAAAAGAAAAACCGAAAAAACGTATGCTGGTGTTTCAGGCATGGTCATTTTACCAAAAAAATAAGTGTCGGATAGTATTAAACAACAAAGCAAAAAGTGAAATGCAAAATAGTAAAAGTTTACTATCCCTCCTATACAGCGTCCCCAATACTTGTTAATGACAGAGGTCATAGAACTATCTGGGTTTAGAGACATTGGAAGATAGTGTAAGAATATAACTATATACGCCATCAAGGAAGCTATTAGATTTGAGATCCACACATCTTTACCTGCTTGAAACACCCCTGGCAGGTAAATAATTGAAGCTCCACCAAGCTGTGCTATAGTTAGCAAAAAAAGTTGCCAATAAGAAACTACTTCCTTCCTCTTTACTCCCTCCATAATACCATTCTCCTCTTTTAGGTTTGTTGATATTATCACCAAAGATTGCAAATAATATTAACAAACCCAATAAAAAGGAGGGCAAATGACATTAAGAAAAATTTCTTTTCTAAATTCAAACAGTTAGTTTATAGCTTATTACCTAAAGAACCTTCCCCACCCCAAGCATTTAAAGAGCACTTTGAAAAAGGAGATACTAAAGGTGTTTTTAACTCCTTAAACAAAAACACCGCCTACCTTAACAAAACACTTTCCCATAGCGATGATATTGTCTTTCGAACCTTTAAGATCCCTACTATTCCCCCTACCGAAGCAGCAATTGTTTTTTATGAAAGTCTTATAGATGAGCAACTTTTAGAATCCTCTGTTTTAACTCCTTTAACTTCAGGTATATCCAAAAGGACAGTCACTGACAGAACTCTTCTTGTTAACGATAAAGATCTTATAGTAGAAAGCGGAGTTACAAGTGTTAGCTTTGAGAAAAAAAATAAATTAAGTGAAACTGTTGATGAAATCCTTATGGGGCAAGGTGTTCTGTTTTTAGACAACCACAAACATGCCATATCGATTAATCTAAATAGAGACCCGGAAAGGTCCCATGCCGAACCAAAAACAGAGAAAGTTGTAAAAGGCCCTCAGCAGGGTTTTGTCGAGGATATAGAAGCGAATACTAGCATATTAAGAAAGCGTATTCATTCAAAAAACCTAGTAGTCAAAAACCTTATTATAGGTACACAATCTAAGACAAGAGTAGCAGTTGCTTATATGGACAATATAGCTGATCCTAATATCGTTAAAGAGTTATTTAGTCGCCTTGAGCAGATTAAAGTAGATGCTATCATGGGTTCATCTTATATAGAAGAGTACATAACTGATTCTCCTGGCAATATATTCCCAACCACATTGTATACAGAGCGTCCGGATAGACTACAAATGATGCTTGTGGAAGGGAGAATTGCAATTATATGCGATGGCACACCTTTTGTTGTTGTAGCTCCAGCTATAGTGTCAGATTTCTTTGTAAGTGCTAGCAATTACTACCAGCACCCCTATTTTGCGTCTTTCAGTAGATCGCTAGCATATTTAGGAGCTTTTGTATTAACATTTTTACCTTCTTTCTATATTGCAATTGTCACTTACCATCAAGAAATGATACCCACCCGCTTAGCCCTTACTATTGCCGGCACTAGGGCTGGGGTGCCTTTTCCTGCCTTTGTCGAAGCATTAATAATGGAGTTGGCCTTTGAAGGACTTCGGGAAGCAGGCGCTCAGATTCCCACTCAACTTGGTCAAGCTATCAGCATAGTAGGCGCTTTAATCATTGGTCAGGCTGCTGTAGAGGCTGGCTTGGTGTCACCTGCAGTTGTAATCGTGGTTGCAACTACTGCAATTTTTTCTTTTACCATTCCTTTTACGAATTTTTCCTTAAGCCTGAGATTGATTCGCTTTTTTAATATGGGTCTAGCAGCAACTTTAGGCATTTATGGCGTGATGACCGGTGCTTTAATTATTTTAATTAACCTTTTATCATTAAGATCATTGGGAGTGCCATTTATGATGCCTTTTGCTCCAGCTAATCCTACTGCGATGAAGGATTGGTTTTTGCGGCTCCCCCAGTGGTCTATAAAACACCGTTCATCACAGATTGTCAAAGGTAACTTAAGAAAAAAAAGCGACAGTTCAAAGCCTTCCCCACCTAAGCAAAAAGGAGATGAATCTTAAATGGCTAAAAAGCTCTTGATAATAGTTATTATACTATCCATTTTTATTACCACTTCATGCTGGAGTAGGAAGGAAATTGAAGATTTAGGGTTTATTATGGGGATGGGAATTTCCAAAACAGATGCTGGGCTTTATTCTATAGCGGCACAACTTGCCAACCCTGAAGCAATAGCATCGGAAAACCCTGACCAAAGAGAAATCTATACTATTATAGAAGCAGAAGGTGGTACTATCTTTGACGCTCTTAGAAATCTATCGTTAGAGTCTAGTAGAAGACTTTATTTTCCCCACCTAGTTGCCCTAGTCATTGATGAAAAAATTGCTAAAAATGGCATGTCAGAAGTGGTAGGGCTATTAGTGCAGGATGAGGAAGTTAGGCAGGGGTTTTATGTCTTTGTAAGCAAGGTAGCTCCTAAAGATATTTTAGACACTCCTAATACTATCGGATTACTACCAGCCATAGCTTTGCAGGAGTTTGCCGAGCGTCAAGGTGCGGCGTCAAAAGTTTACGTTTCTGACTTTAAAAGCACCTTAGAGGCTAGTAACAACGAAGTTATAAATTATGTAACTACATTGGTTGAACTAGAACCTCCCCCCACAGAAGGTGAGATGGAACTTTTAAAGCTTACTCAAATAGCTGTATTCGACCACGATAGGCTTGTTGGGTACCTGGATTTAGAACAAGGCCAGGGATACAATTTTTTAACTAACAACTTTGATAACGGGCTTATCTTCTTTGAAAAAAAAACTAGTAACGATTTGTTAACTATAGAAATGCTCAAATCTAGAACCGAGGTAACTCCCCAATATAAAAATAAAGAGATAAGCTTTGAGGTTAAAGTTAAGGCCAGTGGTAATATAGCAGAAAGAACTCCACATACAACTCCTCCCCATGAACTATCTATTTTAGAAGTTGAAAGCCAGCTTAACCAAGTAATTGAAGATAAAATTTATAACGTTATTTGCGCTGCCCAAAATGAGTTTGAAGTTGATATATTTAACTTTAGCGCGTTTTTTGCTAGGAAATACCCAAAAGAATTTCAAAAATATAAAAATCA from Proteinivorax hydrogeniformans harbors:
- a CDS encoding Ger(x)C family spore germination protein, with protein sequence MAKKLLIIVIILSIFITTSCWSRKEIEDLGFIMGMGISKTDAGLYSIAAQLANPEAIASENPDQREIYTIIEAEGGTIFDALRNLSLESSRRLYFPHLVALVIDEKIAKNGMSEVVGLLVQDEEVRQGFYVFVSKVAPKDILDTPNTIGLLPAIALQEFAERQGAASKVYVSDFKSTLEASNNEVINYVTTLVELEPPPTEGEMELLKLTQIAVFDHDRLVGYLDLEQGQGYNFLTNNFDNGLIFFEKKTSNDLLTIEMLKSRTEVTPQYKNKEISFEVKVKASGNIAERTPHTTPPHELSILEVESQLNQVIEDKIYNVICAAQNEFEVDIFNFSAFFARKYPKEFQKYKNQWNSVFAQTEISVEVATEVIHSALKLNEGDD
- a CDS encoding endospore germination permease is translated as MEGVKRKEVVSYWQLFLLTIAQLGGASIIYLPGVFQAGKDVWISNLIASLMAYIVIFLHYLPMSLNPDSSMTSVINKYWGRCIGGIVNFYYFAFHFLLCCLILSDTYFFGKMTMPETPAYVFSVFLLVPIVYAIKQGIEVIARLLEIIIPFIFIMYILLFLLVIPQLEITKLLPVMGDGIMPVLEGALPNLNFPYAQILPIAFLYRTTTENKKRGSNFIKTSFLAILMATLLLTVRSLASAAAFDEETLVALTYPPFSTIRLLQVGDVIERLDSLMLATFYGTTFFKFLITFYIATEIISEYFKAGSPKEFALPLAVLIGVSMPFILPRLDLVLDTVIPYFWISLPLFVPVPLLLYLTILIKGGDS
- a CDS encoding spore germination protein gives rise to the protein MQIILTNPIKRRANDIKKNFFSKFKQLVYSLLPKEPSPPQAFKEHFEKGDTKGVFNSLNKNTAYLNKTLSHSDDIVFRTFKIPTIPPTEAAIVFYESLIDEQLLESSVLTPLTSGISKRTVTDRTLLVNDKDLIVESGVTSVSFEKKNKLSETVDEILMGQGVLFLDNHKHAISINLNRDPERSHAEPKTEKVVKGPQQGFVEDIEANTSILRKRIHSKNLVVKNLIIGTQSKTRVAVAYMDNIADPNIVKELFSRLEQIKVDAIMGSSYIEEYITDSPGNIFPTTLYTERPDRLQMMLVEGRIAIICDGTPFVVVAPAIVSDFFVSASNYYQHPYFASFSRSLAYLGAFVLTFLPSFYIAIVTYHQEMIPTRLALTIAGTRAGVPFPAFVEALIMELAFEGLREAGAQIPTQLGQAISIVGALIIGQAAVEAGLVSPAVVIVVATTAIFSFTIPFTNFSLSLRLIRFFNMGLAATLGIYGVMTGALIILINLLSLRSLGVPFMMPFAPANPTAMKDWFLRLPQWSIKHRSSQIVKGNLRKKSDSSKPSPPKQKGDES
- a CDS encoding sulfatase-like hydrolase/transferase, whose amino-acid sequence is MSKIKTRRRKRADKKKTKTIPLYLFFLASLFFMEIVLRIATTGNLISLGILFSYTFAASLAAVFALGCSFLTGNTKYITANILVFICGIFFAAQIGYFDTFTTFFTIYSAGNFSQILDFTDSIYNAFVNNLLGIAAIFLPVIFIVIWGKNIFSLKRESNFTKATYVGAIIIFHLLSLAAIHSAGQGLHTAHNLYYNSNYPLRSVDKLGLITTMRLDLQRHFTSWSPSLQVSNPADGGDNDKEEDSKGDKKGKIEHNVLDIDFETLIANEEDESILQLHKYFSSAEPTAKNEFTGKYEGYNLILITAESYAPYAVHEEITPTLYKLVNEGYRFTDFYVPLWDVSTTDGEYVALTGLIPKSGVWSFYQSRDNYLPFVMGNQLKDLGYNTSAYHNWSYDYYRRDLSHPNMGYDYKAIGNGLENVDASIWPPSDLEMMVETIPHYIDDEPFHAYYMTVSGHKRYNWYNHMASKNYNYVKDLPYSSQGQAYIATHVELDKALEHLLKELKEAGVAENTLIAMSSDHYPYGLDHEIIEELSGHEVDKHFGIHKSDFVLYTKKMEPKTIDEPTSSLDIIPTLSNLLGLEYDSRLLMGRDIFSDSDPLVIFRDHSFITNKGKYNATEEVFTPASGEKVDQEYVDKILAKIENKFNVSHLILDHDYYRHLLVE